In Micrococcus luteus NCTC 2665, a single window of DNA contains:
- the trxA gene encoding thioredoxin, producing MGHVDNTPVHPRQTQNKPQEAAMSTITVTDADFDQKVLQSELPVLVDFWAEWCGPCRMLGPVLEDMAVEHEGKAVIAKLNVDENPAIAARYGVTSIPLVVGFQNGEKVAESVGAKPKAALEKEFSALLG from the coding sequence ATGGGTCATGTCGATAACACCCCTGTCCACCCTCGTCAGACACAGAACAAACCCCAGGAGGCTGCCATGAGCACCATCACCGTCACCGACGCCGACTTCGACCAGAAGGTCCTCCAGTCCGAGCTGCCCGTCCTCGTGGACTTCTGGGCCGAGTGGTGCGGCCCGTGCCGCATGCTCGGGCCCGTCCTGGAGGACATGGCCGTGGAGCACGAGGGCAAGGCCGTGATCGCCAAGCTCAACGTGGACGAGAACCCGGCCATCGCCGCGCGCTACGGCGTCACCTCCATCCCGCTCGTCGTGGGCTTCCAGAACGGCGAGAAGGTCGCCGAGTCCGTGGGCGCCAAGCCCAAGGCCGCGCTGGAGAAGGAGTTCTCGGCCCTGCTCGGCTGA
- the trxB gene encoding thioredoxin-disulfide reductase, producing the protein MAPTAQDQSVHNVVIVGSGPAGYTAAIYTARADLSPVLVAGAVTAGGELMNTTEVENFPGFPEGVQGPELMANLEAQARRFNTEVVYDDVVQADLTSNPKVLTLGDGTQLRTHAVILTTGSAYRKLGVPGEERLSGHGVSWCATCDGFFFREQEIAVVGGGDSAMEEALFLTKFASKVTVLVRKDELRASKVMAHRAMENEKIEFRWNTEVTEVTGDDKVNTLRLRDTRTGEASTLDVTGLFVAIGQDPRTDLVQGQVELTEHGTIRIDHPSSRTSQPGVFAAGDVTDHTYRQAVTAAGSGCVAAQDVEHYLATVADVEEAAPAGPESDANPA; encoded by the coding sequence GTGGCCCCCACCGCCCAGGACCAGAGCGTCCACAACGTCGTGATCGTCGGATCCGGCCCCGCCGGATACACCGCGGCGATCTACACCGCCCGCGCCGACCTCTCCCCCGTCCTCGTGGCCGGGGCGGTGACCGCGGGCGGCGAGCTGATGAACACCACCGAGGTGGAGAACTTCCCGGGCTTCCCGGAGGGTGTGCAGGGGCCCGAGCTGATGGCGAACCTCGAGGCCCAGGCCCGCCGGTTCAACACGGAGGTGGTCTACGACGACGTCGTGCAGGCCGACCTGACGTCGAACCCCAAGGTGCTCACGCTCGGCGACGGCACCCAGCTGCGCACCCACGCGGTCATCCTCACGACCGGCTCCGCCTACCGGAAGCTCGGCGTTCCCGGCGAGGAGCGCCTCTCCGGCCACGGCGTCAGCTGGTGCGCCACGTGCGACGGCTTCTTCTTCCGCGAGCAGGAGATCGCGGTCGTGGGCGGCGGCGACTCCGCCATGGAGGAGGCCCTGTTCCTCACGAAGTTCGCGTCCAAGGTGACCGTGCTGGTCCGCAAGGATGAGCTGCGCGCCTCCAAGGTGATGGCCCACCGCGCCATGGAGAACGAGAAGATCGAGTTCCGCTGGAACACCGAGGTCACGGAGGTGACCGGTGACGACAAGGTCAACACCCTCCGCCTGCGCGACACCCGCACCGGTGAGGCGTCCACGCTGGACGTGACCGGCCTGTTCGTGGCCATCGGCCAGGACCCGCGCACGGACCTGGTGCAGGGCCAGGTGGAGCTCACGGAGCACGGCACCATCCGCATCGACCATCCGTCCTCGCGGACCTCCCAGCCGGGCGTCTTCGCCGCCGGCGACGTCACGGACCACACCTACCGCCAGGCCGTCACCGCCGCCGGCTCGGGCTGCGTGGCCGCCCAGGACGTGGAGCACTACCTCGCGACCGTGGCCGATGTGGAGGAGGCCGCGCCGGCCGGCCCCGAGTCGGACGCGAACCCGGCATGA